In one window of Saccharomyces paradoxus chromosome VII, complete sequence DNA:
- the TOM20 gene encoding TOM complex receptor protein TOM20 (Component of the TOM (translocase of outer membrane) complex~similar to YGR082W), whose amino-acid sequence MSQSNPILRGLAITTAIAALSATGYAIYFDYQRRNSPQFRKVLRQRAKEQAKMEEEAKSHAKEMKLQKVTEFLSMELAKDPIPSDPSEREATFTTNVENGERLSMQQGKELEAASKFYKALTVYPQPADLLGIYQRSIPEAIYEYIILMIAILPPANVASFVKGVVGSKAESDAVAEANDIDD is encoded by the coding sequence ATGTCCCAATCGAACCCTATCTTACGTGGTCTCGCCATTACAACAGCCATAGCTGCTCTATCAGCCACCGGTTATGCTATCTACTTTGActatcaaagaagaaacagcCCGCAATTCAGAAAAGTGTTGAGACAAAGGGCCAAAGAACAGGCCAagatggaagaagaagctaaaAGTCACGCTAAAGAAATGAAGCTGCAAAAAGTTACCGAATTCTTATCTATGGAATTGGCCAAAGACCCTATTCCTAGTGATCCCTCTGAAAGAGAGGCTACATTCACTACCAACGTAGAAAATGGGGAGAGATTATCCATGCAACAAGGTAAGGAACTGGAAGCTGCTTCTAAATTTTATAAAGCATTGACTGTATACCCCCAGCCAGCCGATCTGTTGGGCATTTACCAAAGATCCATTCCTGAAGCCATTTACgaatatattatattaatGATTGCCATCTTGCCTCCTGCCAATGTGGCTTCTTTCGTTAAAGGTGTTGTTGGAAGTAAGGCCGAGTCTGATGCGGTTGCTGAAGCTAACGATATCGATGACTAA